Proteins from a genomic interval of Shewanella seohaensis:
- a CDS encoding HAMP domain-containing protein, which yields MNPVNNMTKYSLRSWVLVLALAPTILVGILLGSYFTINRFYELEDTLIEQGSNIIEPLAIASEVGLVGNDREATKRLLAAAQLNKSTLVKSIAIFDIQNQLFVTSHYHKDFEIMRYKEALSNLHKTEIEHVGDSLILRTPIFATAPPAPGAPINFDIQTDNGELLGYISVIINKERALLEQHRAAVAAFIIVLIGVQLNLLFTFRLVKNVTQPITEMVRVVAKIREGKLDARLEGNLIGELDLLKRGINAMAGSLSEYHDEMQQNIDQATSDLRETLEQIEIQNVELDLAKKRALEASRIKSEFLANMSHELRTP from the coding sequence ATGAACCCTGTCAACAACATGACCAAATACAGCTTACGTTCCTGGGTTCTGGTGCTTGCGCTTGCGCCGACGATCTTAGTCGGTATTCTGCTGGGCAGCTACTTTACCATAAATCGCTTCTATGAACTCGAAGATACGCTGATTGAACAGGGCAGCAATATTATCGAGCCTCTAGCGATTGCCAGTGAAGTGGGACTCGTGGGCAATGACAGAGAGGCCACCAAACGGCTCCTTGCCGCCGCGCAGCTGAATAAATCCACGCTCGTGAAATCCATCGCTATTTTTGACATTCAAAATCAACTCTTTGTCACATCGCATTACCACAAAGATTTCGAAATCATGCGCTATAAAGAGGCGCTGAGTAATCTGCACAAAACCGAAATCGAGCATGTGGGCGATAGCCTTATCCTTCGAACGCCGATTTTTGCCACCGCCCCTCCGGCGCCGGGCGCGCCCATCAATTTTGATATCCAAACCGATAATGGCGAGTTGCTCGGCTATATTTCGGTGATTATCAATAAAGAACGTGCGCTGCTCGAGCAACACAGGGCCGCCGTGGCCGCCTTTATTATCGTCTTGATTGGGGTGCAATTAAACCTGCTGTTTACCTTTCGTCTGGTGAAAAACGTCACCCAGCCGATTACCGAAATGGTGCGAGTGGTGGCCAAAATTCGTGAGGGTAAACTCGATGCGAGGCTCGAGGGCAATCTTATCGGTGAGCTGGATTTGCTTAAACGCGGTATTAACGCCATGGCGGGTTCGCTATCGGAATATCACGATGAAATGCAGCAAAATATCGATCAGGCCACCTCGGATCTGCGGGAAACCTTAGAGCAGATTGAGATCCAAAACGTCGAGCTCGACTTAGCCAAAAAACGCGCGCTGGAGGCCAGTCGCATTAAGTCGGAATTCTTGGCGAACATGTCCCACGAGCTGCGCACCCCTTAA